A single region of the Acidobacteriota bacterium genome encodes:
- a CDS encoding LysM peptidoglycan-binding domain-containing protein, translating to MKRFSPGFGIVTLCCLLLPAWGAAGPPSAADTGAGALIQASRELLLEGETLIRAGDPEGAREHFDRAVDMLLDSEWDLTAHPEIAAYFQDLIGEIKEAESRYLYVSVEFDEEAESVEEYGDLDLGAMTDDPVLREALTASIAEHRYDIPIAVNELVIHSIQHWLQRGRKPFEEGLVRSGQYREMIETIFGEEGIPLDLINLAQVESHFKAHALSRTRARGIWQFMEGTAVRYGLKVNRYVDERSDPEKATRAAARYLKDLYAMFGDWNLALAGYNWGEGKVKRLIESTGIRDFWELAKLDRKLPKETRNHIPLIHASVILARNAEKYGLPVELSPPLRYQKVGVSKPIDLRAAARALEVTFDELRRLNPSLKGVTTPPDYPGFELRVPEETVADAGTRIAALPRARVDQGHRVRRGETLSAIARRYKTTVHELMQANNLRSANRIREGQMLRVPSDGSGGGEEASAASGGERRHRVRRGETLSGIAVRYGTTVQALMQANNLSSRSMIRAGAWLRVPPARRSRG from the coding sequence ATGAAAAGGTTCTCGCCCGGATTCGGCATAGTCACCCTCTGTTGCCTCCTCCTCCCCGCCTGGGGGGCGGCCGGACCCCCGTCCGCGGCCGACACGGGGGCAGGCGCGCTGATCCAGGCCTCCAGGGAGCTTCTGCTCGAAGGGGAAACCCTCATCCGCGCCGGCGACCCCGAGGGTGCCCGGGAGCATTTCGACCGGGCGGTCGACATGCTGCTCGATTCGGAGTGGGACCTCACGGCCCACCCGGAGATTGCCGCCTACTTCCAGGACCTCATCGGGGAGATCAAGGAGGCGGAATCGCGCTACCTCTACGTTTCCGTGGAATTCGACGAAGAGGCGGAAAGCGTCGAGGAGTACGGCGACCTGGACCTGGGGGCGATGACGGACGACCCGGTTCTGCGGGAGGCCCTGACGGCCAGCATCGCCGAGCACAGGTACGACATCCCGATCGCGGTCAACGAGCTGGTGATCCACTCGATCCAGCACTGGCTCCAGCGGGGGCGGAAGCCGTTCGAGGAGGGGCTGGTCCGGAGCGGGCAGTACCGGGAGATGATCGAAACGATCTTCGGCGAGGAGGGGATCCCCCTCGATCTGATCAACCTGGCGCAGGTCGAGAGCCATTTCAAGGCGCATGCCCTCTCCAGGACGCGGGCCAGGGGGATCTGGCAGTTCATGGAGGGGACGGCCGTCCGGTACGGCCTGAAGGTCAACCGCTACGTCGACGAACGCTCCGACCCGGAAAAGGCGACCCGGGCGGCGGCCCGGTACCTGAAGGACCTCTACGCCATGTTCGGGGACTGGAACCTCGCGCTGGCCGGCTACAACTGGGGGGAGGGGAAGGTCAAGCGCCTGATCGAGAGCACCGGGATCCGGGACTTCTGGGAGCTCGCGAAGCTCGACCGAAAACTCCCGAAGGAGACCCGCAACCACATCCCCCTGATCCACGCCAGCGTCATCCTGGCGCGCAACGCCGAAAAATACGGGCTCCCGGTCGAGCTCTCCCCCCCGCTGCGCTATCAGAAGGTGGGCGTTTCCAAGCCGATCGACCTGCGGGCGGCGGCGAGGGCGCTCGAGGTCACCTTCGACGAGCTCCGGCGGCTGAACCCCTCCCTGAAGGGGGTGACCACCCCTCCCGACTATCCCGGCTTCGAGCTCCGGGTGCCGGAGGAGACGGTCGCGGACGCGGGGACGAGGATCGCCGCCCTCCCCAGGGCCAGGGTCGACCAGGGGCACCGGGTGCGCCGGGGGGAGACCCTGTCGGCCATCGCCCGGCGGTACAAGACGACGGTCCATGAGTTGATGCAGGCCAACAACCTCCGCTCCGCCAACCGGATCAGGGAGGGGCAGATGCTCCGGGTCCCGTCGGACGGGTCCGGGGGAGGGGAGGAGGCGTCGGCCGCTTCCGGCGGGGAACGCCGCCACCGGGTGCGCCGGGGCGAGACCCTCTCGGGGATCGCGGTGCGCTACGGCACCACGGTCCAGGCCCTGATGCAGGCCAA
- the tatC gene encoding twin-arginine translocase subunit TatC — protein MSDPTAERKPEAEDPESEQESGKMSFLDHLDELRKRLVHIAIYLGVGFIVSWFFARRIYDFLAVPITQSLPEGTKLAYTNPTDPFTLYMKVALLAGIFLTLPLTLYEVWKFIAPGLYRKEKSYVLPFLFFSILLFLSGATFCYLVVLPTAFDFLVNLGASFTPMIRINEYLDFTNMMLLGFGLIFEMPVLAAFLSMFGLVSARFLWKKFNYAMVAIVALAAVISPTGDALNLFWWSAPMVVLYLISIGVAALFGWRRRRKGLV, from the coding sequence ATGAGTGACCCCACCGCGGAGCGGAAGCCCGAAGCCGAAGACCCCGAATCGGAGCAGGAGTCGGGGAAGATGTCTTTCCTGGACCACCTCGACGAGCTGCGCAAGCGGCTGGTCCATATCGCCATCTATCTCGGCGTCGGCTTCATCGTCAGCTGGTTTTTCGCCAGGCGGATCTACGATTTCCTCGCGGTCCCCATCACCCAGTCGCTTCCCGAGGGGACCAAGCTGGCCTACACCAACCCCACGGACCCCTTCACCCTGTACATGAAGGTGGCCCTCCTGGCCGGCATCTTCCTGACCCTGCCGCTGACGCTCTACGAGGTATGGAAGTTCATCGCGCCCGGACTCTACCGGAAGGAGAAAAGCTACGTCCTCCCCTTCCTCTTCTTCTCGATCCTCCTCTTTCTTTCGGGCGCCACCTTCTGCTATCTCGTGGTCCTCCCCACCGCGTTCGATTTCCTGGTGAACCTGGGGGCCTCCTTCACCCCGATGATCCGGATCAACGAGTACCTCGATTTCACCAACATGATGCTCCTGGGGTTCGGCCTCATCTTCGAGATGCCGGTGCTGGCCGCCTTCCTGTCGATGTTCGGCCTCGTCTCGGCCCGGTTCCTCTGGAAGAAATTCAACTACGCCATGGTGGCGATCGTGGCGCTGGCGGCCGTCATCTCCCCCACCGGGGACGCGCTGAACCTATTCTGGTGGTCGGCCCCGATGGTCGTCCTCTACCTCATCAGCATCGGGGTGGCCGCCCTGTTCGGCTGGCGCCGGAGGCGTAAAGGGCTGGTCTAG
- a CDS encoding S41 family peptidase, producing the protein MKHGFAILLISVVAVFSLMGGLLGDPMFSRSAADASTPPNEFLANFTEALEVIEQNYVDPVGSDKLVYSSIKGMLRRLDPHSSFLDPKEFARLREDQHSRYYGLGIRVRPLLRDQGRHVIVEPPAIGTPAEKKGLRAGDVITRIGGEPIDDWTSDEVVGHLKGPRGTTVDITIERPGVREPIEVTIERDEIPMVTVPYAFELKPGIGYIKIDRFSESTAEELGEKLELFGDLSGLVLDLRDNPGGLLNQAIAVSDYFLPRGELIVSTRGRAGGSTKSYAAPGEEKVRVPLVVLINRHSASASEIVSGALQDHDRALIVGETSFGKGLVQSVFTLDNDTGMALTTAKYYTPSGRLIQRDYSGSSLEYYYIEGELEPPAPDRESEVYSTDGKRKVYGGGGITPDITEAARELNRFEMLLASKDVFFQYARRLTSGEVPFAGEFQRLARNGSPAASQGKGLPDFQVTGDVLADFRQFLQDRSVEFSDEDITGNVDFIKRRIRQEVFTSALGIQEGYKIGVQGDNQVLKALDVMPEAKSLMTSGRIDPPVLPR; encoded by the coding sequence ATGAAACATGGATTTGCCATCCTCCTGATATCGGTAGTGGCGGTGTTTTCGCTCATGGGCGGCCTGCTGGGAGACCCTATGTTCAGCCGATCGGCGGCCGACGCCTCCACCCCCCCTAACGAATTTCTCGCGAATTTCACCGAGGCGCTGGAGGTCATCGAGCAGAACTACGTGGACCCGGTCGGTTCCGACAAGCTGGTCTACAGTTCCATCAAGGGGATGCTCCGGAGGCTCGACCCCCACTCCAGTTTCCTCGATCCCAAGGAGTTCGCGCGGTTGCGCGAGGACCAGCACAGCCGCTACTACGGCCTCGGGATCCGGGTCCGGCCCCTGCTTCGGGACCAGGGGCGGCACGTCATCGTGGAGCCGCCCGCCATCGGCACCCCAGCGGAGAAGAAGGGGCTCAGGGCCGGGGACGTCATCACCCGCATCGGGGGGGAGCCGATCGACGACTGGACCTCGGACGAGGTCGTCGGCCACCTGAAGGGGCCCCGCGGCACCACCGTGGACATCACGATCGAGCGCCCGGGGGTCCGGGAACCGATCGAAGTGACGATCGAGCGGGACGAGATCCCGATGGTGACGGTCCCGTACGCCTTCGAGCTGAAACCGGGGATCGGCTACATCAAGATCGACCGCTTTTCGGAGTCCACCGCCGAGGAGCTGGGGGAAAAACTGGAGCTGTTCGGGGACCTGTCGGGCCTCGTCCTGGACCTGCGCGACAACCCGGGCGGGCTGCTCAACCAGGCGATCGCCGTGTCGGACTACTTCCTCCCCCGCGGGGAGCTGATCGTCTCCACCAGGGGGCGTGCGGGCGGCTCCACCAAGTCCTACGCCGCCCCCGGCGAGGAGAAGGTCCGGGTGCCCCTGGTGGTGCTGATCAACCGCCACAGCGCCAGCGCCTCCGAAATCGTGTCGGGCGCCCTGCAGGACCACGACCGCGCCCTCATCGTCGGGGAGACCAGCTTCGGCAAGGGGCTGGTCCAGTCGGTGTTCACCCTCGACAACGACACCGGGATGGCGCTGACCACGGCGAAGTACTACACCCCGAGCGGCAGGCTGATCCAGCGCGATTATTCCGGGTCCAGCCTCGAATACTACTATATCGAGGGGGAACTGGAACCCCCCGCGCCCGACCGGGAGAGCGAGGTCTACTCCACCGACGGCAAACGCAAGGTCTACGGCGGGGGGGGGATCACCCCCGATATCACGGAGGCGGCGCGCGAGCTCAACCGGTTCGAGATGCTGCTGGCGAGCAAGGACGTCTTCTTCCAGTACGCCCGGCGCCTGACCTCGGGCGAGGTCCCCTTCGCCGGCGAGTTCCAGCGCCTGGCGCGCAACGGGAGTCCGGCGGCTTCGCAGGGGAAGGGGCTGCCCGATTTCCAGGTCACGGGGGACGTCCTCGCCGATTTCCGGCAGTTCCTGCAGGACCGGAGCGTCGAATTTTCGGATGAAGATATCACCGGAAATGTCGATTTCATAAAGAGGCGCATCCGGCAGGAAGTCTTCACCTCCGCTCTCGGGATCCAGGAGGGCTACAAGATCGGGGTCCAGGGGGACAACCAGGTGCTGAAGGCGCTCGACGTGATGCCGGAAGCGAAATCGCTCATGACTTCGGGGCGGATCGATCCGCCCGTGCTCCCTCGCTGA
- the dusB gene encoding tRNA dihydrouridine synthase DusB, with protein sequence MFKIKDVIVDPPFVLAPVAGHTDSVFRRAVKGLGGCGLVVSELASTEGMTRGQGRTDHITRFGEEERPVAIQIFGADPARMAESAAMVEAMGADIVDINCGCPVKKVVRQGGGSRLLRDLPLLERIFRAVRDDIRIPLTVKIRSGWDHDSINALEVLRLAEDCGVDALAIHGRTRSDFFSGRADWGVIAEVKARARIPVMGNGDVFTPGDAARMLRETGVDGVMIGRGVLSNPWLIRQCRDHMTSGEAKTVSLRERMEFMSAFLGRVCAEVPPPVALGRIKKAGGYLSKGLPGGSRLRGEMHAARTTAEFFAALEGHFAALEAAGGLDQPFTPPAPAEQGGHPDADEVEDDHRGRPPE encoded by the coding sequence ATGTTCAAGATCAAGGATGTCATCGTCGACCCCCCCTTCGTCCTGGCGCCCGTGGCCGGCCACACCGATTCCGTCTTCCGGCGGGCGGTCAAGGGCCTGGGGGGGTGCGGGCTGGTGGTTTCGGAACTGGCCAGCACCGAGGGGATGACGCGCGGGCAGGGGCGGACGGACCACATCACCCGTTTCGGCGAGGAGGAACGCCCGGTCGCCATCCAGATCTTCGGCGCGGACCCCGCGCGGATGGCCGAGTCGGCCGCCATGGTCGAGGCGATGGGGGCCGACATCGTCGATATCAACTGCGGGTGCCCGGTCAAAAAGGTGGTGCGCCAGGGGGGGGGGAGCCGGCTGCTCCGGGACCTCCCGCTCCTGGAGAGGATCTTCCGGGCGGTGAGGGACGACATCCGGATCCCGCTGACGGTGAAGATCCGCTCGGGGTGGGACCACGACTCCATCAACGCGCTGGAGGTGCTGCGGCTCGCGGAGGATTGCGGGGTGGACGCCCTGGCCATCCACGGGCGCACCCGCTCCGATTTCTTTTCGGGGAGGGCCGACTGGGGGGTGATCGCCGAGGTCAAGGCCCGGGCCCGCATCCCCGTCATGGGGAACGGGGACGTGTTCACTCCCGGGGACGCCGCGCGCATGCTGCGGGAGACCGGGGTCGACGGCGTCATGATAGGGCGCGGGGTCCTGTCGAACCCCTGGCTGATCCGGCAGTGCCGGGACCACATGACCTCGGGTGAGGCGAAAACGGTGAGTCTCAGGGAGCGGATGGAGTTCATGTCCGCCTTCCTGGGGCGCGTGTGCGCGGAGGTCCCCCCCCCCGTGGCCCTGGGCAGGATCAAGAAAGCGGGGGGGTACCTTTCCAAGGGGTTGCCCGGGGGCTCCCGGCTCAGGGGGGAGATGCACGCGGCGCGCACCACGGCGGAGTTCTTCGCGGCCCTGGAGGGCCATTTTGCCGCACTGGAGGCCGCGGGGGGCCTAGACCAGCCCTTTACGCCTCCGGCGCCAGCCGAACAGGGCGGCCACCCCGATGCTGATGAGGTAGAGGACGACCATCGGGGCCGACCACCAGAATAG
- a CDS encoding twin-arginine translocase subunit TatB, producing the protein MGSLGMQEIVIIFILALIVFGPRKLPELGKTIGKGLAEFKRASNELRQTWEDEVNLDKEKEEMAKVIRESTINPGEVIEDLNKSLEPDPQNTGSQDTGSQDTEPKKTDE; encoded by the coding sequence ATGGGTTCTCTCGGAATGCAGGAAATAGTCATCATTTTCATTCTTGCACTCATCGTGTTCGGCCCCAGAAAGCTTCCCGAGCTGGGCAAGACGATCGGGAAGGGCCTGGCGGAGTTCAAGCGCGCCTCCAACGAGCTCAGGCAGACGTGGGAGGACGAGGTCAATCTCGACAAGGAAAAGGAAGAGATGGCCAAGGTGATCCGGGAAAGCACCATCAACCCGGGCGAGGTCATCGAAGACCTCAACAAATCCCTCGAACCCGATCCCCAAAACACCGGCTCCCAAGACACCGGCTCCCAAGACACCGAACCCAAGAAAACCGATGAGTGA